The Paenibacillus sp. FSL R7-0204 genome includes a region encoding these proteins:
- a CDS encoding cysteine protease StiP family protein, whose product MKGIDIEAIHNRRISPPVALGSYPASDVTFLLKDLSDVSLERGTAEREEAIQSGVHYSEMLPVEYQPTEQYIELFHETLQQTARKVALAVAVVSEMIVARRGTANTVLVSLARAGTPIGVLIKRYILEKYGADLPHYSISIIRGKGIDENAVLYMLQQHGRDAQLQFIDGWTGKGAIRQVLIEACESMYKKYGITLNDDLAVLADPGHCSGTYGTREDYLIPSACLNSTVSGLMSRTVLRDDLIGPEEFHGAKFYKEWLDSDLSNVFVEAITPYFTEVAAEAFAQAAEMLEHPPEITWQGLADIRSIQDTFGIDNINLVKPGVGETTRVLLRRVPWRILVDRLDNPNLRHILLLAEDRGVPVEVYPGLTYSCCGIIKPLKGESE is encoded by the coding sequence ATGAAGGGAATAGATATCGAAGCCATTCACAATAGAAGAATATCTCCTCCGGTGGCACTGGGCAGCTACCCTGCTTCCGACGTTACCTTCCTGCTCAAGGATCTAAGCGATGTGTCTCTGGAGCGGGGGACGGCCGAGCGGGAGGAAGCGATCCAGTCCGGCGTGCATTATTCGGAGATGCTTCCGGTGGAATACCAGCCGACAGAGCAGTATATCGAATTGTTTCATGAGACGCTGCAGCAGACTGCGAGGAAGGTGGCGCTGGCTGTAGCTGTGGTGTCCGAGATGATTGTTGCCCGGCGGGGAACGGCGAATACCGTGCTGGTCTCTCTGGCGAGAGCGGGCACACCTATCGGGGTATTGATCAAACGATATATTCTTGAGAAATATGGAGCGGATCTTCCGCATTACAGCATCTCGATTATCCGCGGCAAGGGGATTGATGAGAATGCGGTGCTCTATATGCTGCAGCAGCATGGACGGGATGCCCAACTGCAATTCATCGATGGCTGGACCGGTAAGGGGGCCATCCGGCAGGTGCTGATAGAGGCCTGTGAGAGTATGTATAAGAAATATGGCATTACGCTAAATGATGATCTGGCAGTACTTGCTGATCCCGGTCACTGCTCGGGAACCTATGGTACCCGGGAGGATTATCTGATTCCAAGTGCCTGCCTGAACTCCACGGTATCGGGCCTGATGAGCCGTACGGTGCTCCGCGATGATCTGATCGGGCCAGAGGAATTCCACGGGGCCAAATTCTACAAGGAATGGCTGGACAGTGATCTGTCCAACGTATTCGTTGAAGCGATTACCCCGTATTTCACGGAAGTAGCAGCAGAGGCATTTGCGCAGGCTGCGGAGATGCTGGAGCATCCGCCGGAGATTACCTGGCAGGGGCTGGCCGATATCCGCAGTATCCAGGATACCTTCGGTATTGATAATATCAATCTGGTAAAGCCCGGAGTGGGTGAGACGACGCGTGTACTGCTGCGCAGAGTGCCCTGGAGAATCCTTGTCGACAGGCTGGACAATCCCAACCTGCGGCATATTCTGCTGCTGGCGGAGGACCGGGGCGTGCCGGTAGAGGTCTATCCCGGGCTGACCTACTCCTGCTGCGGAATCATCAAGCCGCTGAAAGGGGAGAGTGAATGA
- a CDS encoding HAD family hydrolase, with protein MIYASDLDRTLIYSLSAVGVPEDTPGLVPAEVVDGRTVSYISQQALDTLKELAAKIVFMPVTTRTIAQYRRINLFQETVIPDYAITSNGGNILVNGVVDQDWRTAVGRAVDRGSAAAEEAESIVRAVVREEWIISRRYCDELFYTFVVHRDLLPLEEIARMAQRLGELGWRVSLQGRKLYIVPEAVNKSDAILHVRRTVHSEPMVASGDSLLDKSLLAAADYAIAPCHGEIFAEQQAGLVHLEYPFTVRPGVFAADEIMQYVHRIYTHSTALGVGPPP; from the coding sequence ATGATCTACGCCAGCGATCTGGACCGTACGCTGATCTACTCTCTTAGCGCGGTAGGCGTTCCTGAGGATACCCCCGGTCTGGTTCCGGCAGAGGTTGTTGACGGCAGGACGGTATCGTATATCTCACAGCAGGCTCTGGATACACTGAAAGAGCTGGCGGCGAAGATTGTCTTCATGCCGGTGACTACACGTACGATTGCCCAGTACCGGCGGATTAACCTGTTCCAGGAGACGGTCATTCCGGATTATGCCATCACCAGCAATGGCGGCAATATTCTTGTGAACGGGGTAGTGGACCAGGATTGGCGGACGGCTGTCGGCAGAGCGGTGGACCGCGGCTCCGCTGCGGCGGAAGAGGCCGAGAGCATCGTGCGCGCTGTTGTCCGGGAAGAATGGATCATTAGCCGGCGTTATTGCGATGAGCTGTTCTATACCTTCGTGGTTCACCGGGATCTGCTGCCGCTGGAAGAGATTGCCCGGATGGCGCAGCGGCTGGGTGAGCTTGGCTGGAGAGTATCCCTGCAGGGGCGCAAGCTCTATATCGTGCCGGAGGCAGTGAACAAAAGCGATGCCATTCTCCATGTGCGCCGCACCGTGCATTCGGAGCCGATGGTCGCCTCCGGCGACTCTCTTCTGGACAAGAGCCTGCTCGCCGCCGCCGACTATGCGATAGCCCCCTGCCACGGAGAGATATTTGCCGAGCAGCAGGCGGGTTTAGTACACTTAGAGTATCCGTTTACTGTGCGGCCGGGAGTATTTGCCGCGGATGAGATTATGCAGTATGTTCACAGGATTTATACACATTCGACAGCATTGGGAGTTGGACCGCCACCATGA
- a CDS encoding TerD family protein — protein sequence MAINLSKGQKIDLTKTNPGLSKITVGLGWDTNKYDGGKDFDLDVSVFLTNASGKVDKESNFIFFNNKQNENASVVHTGDNRTGEGDGDDEQVQVDLLNVPADVDKIAFTITIYEAESRSQNFGQVSRSYVRIVNDANSEELIRFDLGEDFSVETGVVVGELYRNGAEWKFNAIGSGYKDGLAGLTRDYGLQ from the coding sequence ATGGCTATTAACTTATCCAAGGGACAAAAAATCGATTTAACCAAAACGAATCCAGGCTTGTCCAAAATCACAGTCGGCCTCGGATGGGATACGAATAAATATGATGGCGGCAAGGACTTCGACCTTGATGTGTCTGTGTTCCTGACCAATGCCAGCGGTAAAGTGGACAAGGAGTCCAACTTCATCTTCTTCAACAACAAGCAGAACGAGAACGCTTCTGTCGTGCACACTGGCGATAACCGCACAGGGGAAGGCGACGGAGACGATGAGCAGGTTCAAGTCGATTTGCTTAATGTTCCTGCAGATGTGGACAAGATTGCCTTCACGATTACCATCTATGAAGCAGAATCCAGAAGCCAGAACTTCGGACAAGTCTCCCGTTCTTATGTGCGTATCGTCAATGATGCGAATAGCGAGGAACTGATCCGCTTTGACCTGGGTGAAGATTTCTCCGTTGAAACAGGCGTAGTTGTAGGTGAATTGTACCGTAACGGCGCAGAATGGAAATTCAACGCGATTGGCAGCGGCTACAAGGACGGTCTGGCCGGCTTGACCCGTGATTACGGCCTGCAATAA
- a CDS encoding tellurite resistance TerB family protein, translating to MSTFKNWLNTTKNGLTDQVKKFKNKDFMNAVVAGCALVAAADGKIEEAEKNKMAGYMNLSNELKVFDMRDVITQFNYYVSNFEFSPEIGKQEALKAIGKFNGKPEVGRLIVGVCSAIGAADGDFDEHEKAVVRNICNVLGLSPSEFSL from the coding sequence ATGAGCACATTCAAGAATTGGCTGAATACCACCAAAAACGGACTGACGGATCAAGTGAAGAAATTTAAAAATAAAGACTTTATGAACGCGGTAGTAGCGGGCTGCGCACTGGTCGCTGCGGCTGACGGCAAGATTGAGGAAGCTGAGAAGAACAAGATGGCGGGATATATGAATCTCAGCAATGAACTGAAGGTATTTGACATGAGAGATGTCATCACCCAGTTCAATTACTATGTGAGCAACTTCGAGTTCTCGCCAGAGATCGGCAAGCAGGAAGCGCTGAAGGCCATCGGGAAGTTTAACGGCAAACCGGAGGTTGGACGCTTAATCGTGGGCGTATGCTCGGCGATTGGTGCAGCAGACGGCGACTTCGATGAGCATGAGAAAGCGGTTGTGCGGAATATCTGCAATGTACTGGGACTTAGCCCAAGCGAATTCAGCCTGTAA
- a CDS encoding TerD family protein, whose product MTISLSKGQRIDLTKTNPGLTKVVVGLGWDTNKYSGGKDFDLDASAFLLHEDGKAKSENDFVFYNNPSGGTGSVTHTGDNRTGEGDGDDEQIIVDFSLVPANIQRIGITVTIYDYEARAQNFGQVSNAFVRVVDASSDREVLRFDLGEDFSTETAVVFCEFYRQGADWKFQAIGSGFAGGLSALCKNYGLDAQ is encoded by the coding sequence GTGACGATCAGTCTTTCCAAAGGACAGCGGATTGATCTTACCAAGACCAATCCGGGTCTGACCAAAGTAGTTGTAGGACTGGGCTGGGATACAAACAAGTACAGCGGCGGCAAGGATTTCGACCTCGATGCATCAGCATTCCTGCTGCATGAGGACGGCAAAGCCAAAAGCGAAAATGACTTTGTATTCTATAACAATCCAAGCGGCGGTACAGGCTCTGTAACCCATACAGGCGATAATCGTACAGGTGAAGGCGACGGCGACGATGAGCAGATCATCGTAGACTTCAGTCTGGTGCCTGCCAATATTCAGCGGATCGGGATTACGGTCACGATCTATGATTATGAGGCCCGGGCGCAGAACTTCGGACAAGTCTCCAACGCTTTCGTACGCGTAGTGGATGCATCCAGCGACCGTGAGGTTCTGCGGTTCGATCTCGGCGAGGATTTCTCCACTGAGACGGCTGTAGTCTTCTGTGAATTCTACCGCCAGGGGGCGGATTGGAAATTCCAGGCGATCGGCAGCGGCTTCGCCGGCGGACTAAGCGCATTATGCAAAAACTACGGGCTGGACGCGCAATAA
- a CDS encoding TerC family protein, with amino-acid sequence MDWFSDFFRSIGENYGHFFSWSDIAGTLSDPVSWGIIGSLILLEGLLSADNALVLAVMVKHLPKEQQRKALFYGILGAYLFRFLAIGLGTYLVKFTLVKVLGALYLFYIAYKGLFKGSGEDGEIKNKGASFWKTVLLVELMDIAFSIDSVVAAFGLSSEVWVLFLGGILGVLMMRGVAQVFLKLIARYPELEQTAFLLIALIAGKMLAGAFGYELPHVIFFGILIAVFAGTIVYSASKRKKAENHKA; translated from the coding sequence ATGGACTGGTTCAGTGATTTTTTTAGGAGTATCGGTGAGAATTACGGGCATTTCTTCTCATGGAGTGATATTGCAGGGACGCTATCCGACCCTGTCAGCTGGGGGATTATCGGGAGTCTGATCCTGCTGGAAGGTCTGCTCTCTGCGGATAACGCGCTCGTGCTGGCGGTTATGGTTAAGCACTTGCCGAAGGAGCAGCAGCGTAAGGCTTTGTTCTACGGGATACTCGGCGCTTATTTATTCAGATTCCTGGCGATTGGTCTGGGGACCTATCTCGTCAAATTCACGCTGGTTAAGGTGCTTGGGGCCTTGTATCTCTTCTATATTGCCTACAAAGGGTTGTTCAAGGGCAGCGGTGAAGATGGCGAGATTAAGAATAAAGGCGCCTCTTTCTGGAAGACGGTACTCCTGGTTGAATTAATGGATATTGCCTTCAGTATTGATAGTGTGGTAGCAGCATTTGGTCTTAGCTCTGAAGTCTGGGTACTCTTCCTGGGCGGTATTCTCGGCGTACTGATGATGCGCGGTGTGGCACAGGTGTTCCTCAAGCTGATCGCAAGATATCCTGAACTGGAACAAACGGCATTCCTGCTTATTGCACTGATTGCCGGTAAAATGCTTGCCGGAGCCTTCGGCTATGAATTGCCGCATGTAATTTTCTTCGGTATTCTAATTGCGGTGTTTGCAGGTACTATCGTGTATAGCGCAAGCAAACGCAAGAAGGCTGAGAACCACAAGGCCTGA
- a CDS encoding phosphoribosyltransferase family protein: MAARINKKRSFLFVSKVLGKHIPVGPYTPLLSGAALALLLYLEMSADTADREVMDPLMNQAVHGLIHPEVAEEAYHALLAARLVLPQPVLFIGFAETATALGHSMYNAFAGGASYIHTTREMIPELESVVTFEEEHSHAVDHLCYALNAELLLGTEPIVLVDDEITTGNTAINTIRDIQSKFPRRDYVVASLLDWRSEANIQAYHDLEQELGIRITALSLLQGSIKVEGIPQLQAAADSGAAASTGAELVTTYAFDGLERLPVTSADGQGVINPAPYLKQSGRFGLESADNAQIDAAVSRVARQLRGLREGARTLVMGVGEFMYLPMRIAAEMGEGVLYQSSTRSPIHPERRADYGVHSAAAYPSAGDTEITNFIYNVDPGQYDDIFVLLEREVPRQRIAPMTDILQRLAGNKVHLVVLSPEPVTGGSEL, from the coding sequence ATGGCTGCACGAATCAATAAGAAACGCTCCTTCCTGTTCGTCAGCAAAGTGCTTGGCAAGCATATTCCCGTAGGACCGTATACCCCGCTGCTCAGCGGAGCGGCACTCGCCTTGCTTTTGTATCTGGAGATGAGCGCGGATACCGCTGACCGGGAGGTTATGGACCCGCTGATGAACCAGGCCGTGCATGGTCTGATCCATCCTGAAGTTGCGGAAGAAGCTTATCATGCGCTGCTTGCTGCGCGTCTGGTTCTGCCGCAGCCGGTTCTGTTTATCGGATTCGCCGAAACCGCTACCGCCCTCGGCCATAGCATGTATAATGCATTCGCCGGCGGTGCGTCTTATATTCATACCACGCGTGAGATGATTCCTGAGCTGGAATCGGTGGTCACCTTTGAAGAGGAGCATTCCCACGCCGTAGATCATCTCTGCTATGCCCTGAATGCTGAACTGTTATTGGGGACAGAGCCGATTGTACTGGTGGATGACGAGATTACGACCGGGAATACAGCGATTAATACGATCCGGGACATCCAGTCCAAATTCCCGCGCAGGGACTATGTAGTGGCCTCTCTCTTGGACTGGCGGAGTGAAGCTAATATCCAGGCTTACCATGATCTGGAGCAGGAGCTTGGAATTCGTATCACCGCTTTGTCCCTGCTTCAGGGAAGCATCAAGGTTGAGGGAATACCTCAGCTGCAAGCCGCAGCTGATAGCGGGGCCGCTGCATCCACAGGCGCAGAGCTTGTAACCACTTATGCATTCGACGGCTTAGAGCGGCTTCCGGTGACCTCGGCGGATGGGCAGGGCGTTATCAATCCAGCGCCATATCTGAAGCAGAGCGGCCGCTTCGGTCTGGAGTCTGCGGATAATGCGCAGATTGATGCAGCTGTAAGCCGCGTGGCCAGGCAGCTCCGGGGACTGCGTGAAGGTGCCCGTACGCTGGTGATGGGTGTAGGCGAGTTCATGTATCTGCCGATGCGGATCGCCGCAGAGATGGGAGAGGGCGTGTTGTACCAGTCCTCGACCCGTAGTCCGATCCATCCCGAGCGGCGTGCGGATTACGGCGTGCACAGCGCCGCTGCCTATCCGTCCGCAGGCGATACGGAGATCACGAATTTCATCTATAATGTGGACCCCGGCCAGTATGACGATATCTTCGTCCTGCTGGAGCGCGAGGTGCCCCGGCAGCGGATTGCGCCGATGACGGATATTTTACAGAGGCTGGCGGGCAATAAGGTACATCTTGTTGTGCTCAGCCCAGAACCAGTTACGGGAGGCTCAGAGCTATGA
- a CDS encoding HpcH/HpaI aldolase/citrate lyase family protein yields MRYFDYLTQEQEASLFHVPPVSFDHTTRKDLLAYAVGAALYMPATRASVAEDIIKLRASGLITVIIDLEDAIGDGEVDYAEESIVRHLAFLSAYAENEPDQRGSLPLLFIRVRNPAQLRDLIFRLGSLITMLTGFVFPKFSVENGTDYFEAIADYNDTRSYSAPVLYGMPILENAPIIYRESRMDTLLGVRDLLGQYREYVLNVRIGATDFSSLFGLRRSPDISIYDLTPIRDCMSDIINVFGRVEEGYVISGPVWEYFASKGHRVLRPQLRETPFEDTYGKHGREMRNSFISSSMDGLIREVILDKENGIVGKTIIHPSHLRPVQAMYTVMHEEYVDALSIVDSNDGSRGVFKSEYYNKMNEIKPHLNWARRILLRSQIYGVLHEQQHFVGLLPENEYTHV; encoded by the coding sequence TTGAGATATTTCGATTACCTCACACAAGAACAGGAAGCCTCATTATTCCATGTTCCGCCGGTTTCATTTGATCATACTACCCGCAAGGATTTACTGGCTTATGCCGTCGGAGCAGCCCTTTATATGCCGGCCACCCGTGCCAGTGTTGCCGAAGATATTATTAAGCTGAGAGCCTCGGGGCTTATTACGGTAATCATAGATTTGGAGGATGCCATCGGGGACGGTGAAGTGGATTATGCCGAAGAATCCATCGTCAGGCATCTGGCGTTCCTGTCCGCTTATGCGGAGAATGAGCCGGACCAGCGCGGCAGCCTTCCGCTGCTGTTCATCCGCGTACGTAACCCTGCACAGCTGCGGGATCTGATCTTTCGGCTGGGATCATTAATCACCATGCTGACCGGCTTCGTCTTCCCCAAATTCTCCGTAGAGAACGGTACGGATTATTTCGAGGCTATTGCCGATTACAACGACACACGCAGCTATTCCGCCCCGGTGCTGTACGGGATGCCGATTCTGGAGAATGCGCCGATCATCTACCGGGAGAGCCGGATGGACACTCTGCTTGGGGTCCGGGATCTGCTCGGGCAATACCGCGAGTATGTGCTGAATGTCCGGATTGGGGCGACGGACTTCTCCAGTCTGTTCGGACTGCGGCGCAGCCCGGATATCAGTATTTATGACCTGACGCCGATCCGTGACTGCATGTCGGATATCATTAACGTCTTTGGCCGTGTGGAGGAAGGATACGTGATCTCTGGGCCTGTGTGGGAGTATTTTGCCAGCAAAGGACACCGGGTCCTCCGCCCGCAGCTGCGGGAGACGCCCTTCGAGGATACCTACGGCAAGCATGGCCGCGAGATGCGCAACAGCTTCATTTCAAGCTCGATGGACGGGCTGATCCGGGAAGTGATTCTGGACAAGGAGAACGGCATTGTAGGCAAAACCATTATCCACCCCTCCCACCTCAGACCGGTGCAGGCAATGTATACGGTAATGCATGAAGAGTATGTGGATGCCTTAAGTATTGTAGACAGCAACGATGGCAGCCGCGGCGTGTTCAAGAGTGAATACTATAACAAAATGAATGAAATCAAGCCTCATTTGAACTGGGCCAGACGAATTTTATTACGATCTCAAATATACGGGGTGTTACATGAACAACAGCATTTTGTCGGATTACTACCCGAGAACGAATACACACACGTTTAA
- a CDS encoding TerD family protein: MAGINLVKGQKIDLTKGNAGLSNVIVGLGWDPAEPARGFFGVKKQANVDCDASALLLNENGKLTNKLNLVCFHNKQNANNSVVHSGDNLTGEGDGDDEQIMVNLKQIPADVHKVLVVVNIYDAVNRKQDFGMIKSAYIRIINAAGNAELVKFNLTDNYTGFTALICGELYRHGEEWKFAAIGEAAHAAHINQLAERYI; encoded by the coding sequence TTGGCTGGAATTAATCTGGTAAAAGGTCAGAAGATCGATTTAACCAAAGGCAATGCCGGACTGTCTAACGTAATTGTAGGACTGGGCTGGGACCCTGCCGAACCGGCAAGAGGATTCTTTGGGGTTAAAAAACAGGCGAATGTGGACTGCGATGCTTCAGCGCTGCTGCTGAATGAGAACGGCAAGCTGACGAACAAGCTGAACCTCGTCTGCTTTCACAACAAACAGAATGCGAATAACTCTGTAGTCCACTCGGGAGATAATCTGACGGGTGAGGGCGACGGGGACGACGAACAGATCATGGTGAATCTGAAGCAGATTCCTGCCGATGTCCATAAGGTCCTTGTTGTGGTTAACATCTACGATGCGGTGAACCGCAAGCAGGATTTCGGAATGATCAAATCTGCGTATATCCGCATTATTAATGCGGCAGGGAATGCAGAATTGGTTAAGTTTAATCTGACAGACAATTATACAGGCTTCACGGCACTGATCTGCGGCGAGCTGTACCGTCATGGCGAAGAGTGGAAATTCGCAGCCATCGGTGAAGCGGCCCACGCCGCGCATATCAACCAGCTGGCAGAACGGTACATCTAA
- a CDS encoding ATP-grasp domain-containing protein encodes MKKVNIYFNRWFSVAYHYMNLIRRNEDGIPVQIFATHPDIHHMSLQGADVAGTEPALEGIEYVQFCVDFCRRNEIDIFIPRLHMLDIALHASLFDEIGTKVLVCRDLDLLEMIMDKGKFYESVKTTGIMTIPDYHVVSNAQQFREAYEDLAAKGHKVCFKPTETEGGLGFRIIDNDRSPVEELFGHVTPLISFEEAYRILAEAGSFPNLMVMELLEGYEYSIDCLADEKGRLLAAVPRRKAGGRLRLMEYIPELAEVARRVAETYRIPFNFNIQMKYSGGVPKLLEINPRMSGGLHISCLSGINFPYLAVKSALGGEVLPASFEHNVLASHVEQPLIMRINGESVITDSVN; translated from the coding sequence ATGAAAAAGGTAAATATATATTTCAACCGCTGGTTCTCTGTTGCCTATCATTATATGAATCTCATCCGACGCAATGAAGACGGGATTCCGGTGCAAATCTTCGCCACCCACCCGGATATCCACCATATGTCGCTGCAAGGCGCGGATGTAGCTGGAACCGAGCCGGCGCTCGAAGGCATTGAATACGTGCAGTTCTGTGTTGATTTTTGCCGCCGGAACGAGATTGATATCTTCATCCCCCGGCTGCATATGCTCGATATCGCGCTGCATGCTTCGCTGTTCGATGAGATCGGGACGAAGGTGCTGGTCTGCCGTGATCTGGATCTGCTGGAGATGATCATGGACAAAGGTAAGTTCTATGAGAGTGTGAAGACCACCGGGATTATGACGATTCCTGATTATCATGTGGTTAGTAATGCGCAGCAGTTCAGGGAAGCTTATGAAGATCTCGCAGCCAAAGGCCACAAGGTCTGCTTCAAGCCTACCGAGACGGAAGGCGGACTCGGATTCCGGATCATAGATAATGACCGCAGTCCCGTGGAGGAGCTGTTCGGCCATGTGACTCCGCTGATCTCCTTCGAGGAGGCTTACCGCATCCTTGCAGAAGCCGGTAGCTTCCCTAACCTGATGGTGATGGAGCTGCTGGAAGGATATGAATATAGTATTGATTGCCTGGCGGATGAGAAGGGCAGGCTGCTGGCTGCAGTCCCCCGCCGGAAGGCAGGCGGGCGCCTGCGGTTGATGGAGTATATCCCGGAGCTTGCGGAGGTGGCCCGCAGGGTGGCTGAGACGTACCGGATTCCGTTCAATTTCAATATCCAGATGAAATACAGCGGCGGCGTCCCCAAGCTGCTGGAGATTAACCCGCGGATGTCCGGCGGCCTGCATATCTCCTGTTTGTCCGGAATCAACTTCCCCTATTTGGCTGTCAAAAGCGCGCTCGGCGGCGAGGTTCTGCCTGCATCGTTCGAGCATAACGTCCTGGCCAGCCATGTC
- a CDS encoding TerD family protein, whose amino-acid sequence MNTEVVKGQKADLTKGNPGLRSITVEIGWKAPSSMDIDASAFLLGAGGKVSSDDDLIFYNNPSTPFITYKDVPGTASGGLKQFEVSLERIPANIVKIAFTLTLYDGENRKQMFGQMSEAECRIVNQATGAQLLRCNLGNQFSVETAVVVGELYRHGEEWKYSAIVAGFSGGLKALCGNYGIEVEDEPAPAPKPPEQTPPPGRPPLQVPPPRAESSRPNIVIPPPPAPAPAPPKQEAAPAPALNLNLKKIELKKKGDSINLKKSASGLGELLINLNWNQKQGGGLFSRNKGGVDLDLACLYELKNGSKGVVQALGNAFGNLQQQPYMMLDGDDRTGSVTSGENLRINGSKVAQIERILVFAFIYKGVTNWSEADGVVTLKQDGGPDIIVNLDEHNNRKGMCAIALIRNVDNETFSIERLVQYFSGHREMDEAYGWGLRWVAGSK is encoded by the coding sequence ATGAATACAGAAGTAGTCAAAGGGCAGAAAGCAGACCTGACCAAAGGGAACCCGGGGCTCCGTAGCATTACGGTTGAGATCGGGTGGAAAGCTCCGTCTTCCATGGATATTGATGCTTCCGCATTCCTGCTTGGAGCGGGCGGTAAAGTGAGCAGTGATGACGATCTGATCTTTTACAATAACCCGTCTACTCCCTTTATCACCTATAAAGATGTACCGGGTACAGCTTCGGGCGGACTGAAGCAGTTCGAGGTCTCACTGGAGCGGATTCCGGCAAACATAGTGAAGATTGCCTTCACGCTTACTCTGTATGACGGAGAAAACCGCAAGCAGATGTTCGGACAAATGAGTGAAGCGGAGTGCCGGATCGTGAATCAGGCGACAGGTGCGCAGCTTCTGCGGTGTAACCTTGGAAATCAGTTCTCTGTGGAAACGGCTGTTGTAGTTGGAGAATTATATAGACATGGCGAAGAATGGAAATACAGTGCGATTGTTGCGGGCTTCTCGGGCGGGCTTAAGGCGCTCTGCGGCAACTATGGCATAGAAGTAGAGGACGAGCCTGCACCGGCACCGAAGCCGCCTGAACAGACGCCTCCGCCGGGACGCCCGCCGCTTCAAGTGCCGCCGCCCCGCGCAGAGTCATCCAGACCGAATATTGTGATTCCGCCACCGCCTGCACCGGCACCTGCACCGCCTAAGCAGGAGGCAGCTCCCGCACCGGCGCTGAATCTCAATCTGAAGAAGATTGAGCTGAAGAAGAAGGGCGATTCGATTAACCTGAAGAAATCCGCCTCCGGTCTGGGTGAGCTGCTCATTAACCTGAACTGGAACCAGAAGCAGGGCGGAGGACTGTTCAGCCGTAACAAGGGCGGGGTGGATCTCGATTTGGCCTGTCTGTATGAGCTGAAGAACGGCAGTAAAGGCGTGGTGCAGGCACTGGGCAATGCGTTCGGCAACCTGCAGCAGCAGCCTTATATGATGCTTGATGGAGATGATCGGACCGGCTCCGTAACATCTGGCGAGAATCTGCGTATAAACGGAAGTAAGGTCGCCCAGATCGAACGGATTCTGGTGTTTGCCTTTATTTACAAAGGAGTTACCAACTGGTCTGAGGCGGATGGAGTGGTTACCCTGAAGCAGGATGGAGGACCGGATATTATCGTTAATCTGGACGAGCATAACAACCGTAAAGGCATGTGCGCCATCGCGCTGATCCGGAATGTGGACAATGAGACCTTCAGTATTGAACGGCTCGTGCAATATTTCAGCGGTCATAGGGAGATGGATGAGGCTTATGGCTGGGGGCTTCGCTGGGTAGCGGGAAGCAAATAA